The following proteins are co-located in the Flammeovirga kamogawensis genome:
- a CDS encoding UDP-2,3-diacylglucosamine diphosphatase: MSKKIYFASDFHLGTPSYEESLKREKKICRWLDMAAEDAEHIYLLGDIFDFWFEYRFAIPKGFLRFQGKLSELVDKGIKITLFTGNHDMWMFDYFEKELGVPIIREPIDIELNGKKFHIGHGDGLGPGDNTYKFLKKVFANKACQWLFGFLHPTIGMGIAQNWSKHSRAAGAEKEHEFHGKENEWLWQYCQEKQAEEYRDYYIFGHRHLPLELDLDNGGKYINTGEWLSYDTYATFDGEKLELLTFK, translated from the coding sequence ATGTCTAAGAAGATTTACTTTGCATCAGATTTTCATCTCGGAACACCTTCTTATGAAGAAAGTTTAAAAAGAGAAAAGAAAATTTGTCGTTGGTTGGATATGGCTGCTGAAGATGCAGAACATATTTATTTGTTGGGTGACATTTTTGACTTTTGGTTTGAGTATCGTTTTGCTATCCCTAAAGGGTTCCTTCGTTTTCAAGGGAAGCTCTCAGAATTAGTAGATAAAGGTATTAAGATTACTCTTTTTACGGGTAATCATGATATGTGGATGTTTGATTACTTTGAAAAGGAATTGGGTGTACCTATTATCAGAGAGCCTATAGATATAGAACTCAATGGTAAAAAGTTTCATATTGGACATGGTGATGGTTTAGGCCCTGGAGATAACACGTATAAATTTTTAAAGAAGGTTTTTGCTAACAAGGCTTGCCAGTGGTTATTTGGTTTTTTACATCCTACAATAGGAATGGGAATTGCCCAAAATTGGTCTAAGCATAGCCGTGCAGCAGGAGCAGAGAAAGAACACGAGTTTCATGGTAAAGAAAATGAGTGGTTATGGCAATATTGTCAAGAAAAACAGGCAGAAGAATACAGAGATTATTATATCTTTGGACATAGACACTTGCCTCTAGAACTCGACCTTGACAATGGAGGAAAGTACATTAACACTGGAGAATGGCTTTCTTATGATACATACGCTACTTTTGATGGGGAAAAATTGGAACTTCTTACTTTTAAGTAA
- the rplS gene encoding 50S ribosomal protein L19 — MDLIKKVEKDFSSNMEKHPAFGAGDTIEVYVKIIEGSKERIQKFQGTVIQRRNKGSLGETFTVRKISNGIGVERIFPLNSPSVDKIEVLRRGKVRRARLFYLRGRYGKAAKVRERRY; from the coding sequence ATGGATTTAATCAAAAAAGTTGAAAAGGATTTTTCATCCAACATGGAGAAACATCCCGCTTTCGGCGCAGGAGATACTATCGAAGTATACGTAAAAATTATCGAAGGTAGCAAGGAGCGTATTCAAAAGTTCCAAGGTACTGTAATCCAACGCCGTAATAAAGGTAGCTTGGGAGAAACTTTTACTGTACGTAAGATCTCTAACGGAATTGGCGTTGAGCGTATATTCCCATTAAACTCACCAAGCGTCGACAAGATCGAAGTATTGAGAAGAGGTAAAGTAAGAAGAGCAAGATTATTCTACTTACGTGGCCGCTACGGTAAGGCTGCGAAAGTTAGAGAAAGAAGATACTAA
- a CDS encoding phosphatidylethanolamine N-methyltransferase family domain-containing protein, whose amino-acid sequence MVTQQQTFENIGWLWIIIALITFCVLFFGKVTAPFGRHTRADWGPMIANSWGWFWMEIISPLGLWIGFYIANDGVFTVSIQALIGMIAWTVHYINRTFIFPFRMPNKKKKMPVIIMGSAIFFNSINGTLNGYFLGHDWVFQSDYLMYLGILLFSIGMYINIKADNILLGLRKPGETHYVIPNKFLFKKICSPNLFGEIIEWVGFLCIAPSVASLSFLIWTLANLMPRARDHYNWYIKKFVDYPKDRFVLFPFIW is encoded by the coding sequence ATGGTAACGCAACAACAAACATTTGAGAATATAGGATGGCTATGGATTATTATAGCATTAATTACTTTTTGTGTTTTGTTTTTTGGGAAAGTTACAGCTCCTTTTGGTAGACATACACGAGCTGATTGGGGCCCCATGATAGCAAATTCTTGGGGGTGGTTTTGGATGGAAATAATATCGCCATTAGGGTTGTGGATTGGATTTTATATAGCAAATGATGGTGTGTTTACGGTGTCTATACAAGCATTAATTGGTATGATAGCTTGGACTGTGCATTATATAAATAGGACTTTTATTTTTCCATTTCGAATGCCCAATAAAAAGAAAAAGATGCCCGTGATTATTATGGGATCGGCTATATTTTTTAATTCAATTAACGGCACATTGAATGGTTATTTTTTAGGTCACGATTGGGTGTTTCAATCAGATTATTTGATGTATCTCGGTATTTTACTTTTTAGTATTGGAATGTATATCAATATAAAAGCAGATAATATACTTTTAGGTTTAAGAAAACCAGGAGAAACACATTATGTGATTCCAAATAAATTCCTTTTTAAAAAAATATGTTCACCAAACTTATTTGGAGAGATAATAGAATGGGTAGGCTTTTTATGCATTGCTCCAAGTGTAGCAAGTTTGAGTTTTTTAATTTGGACATTAGCTAATTTAATGCCTAGAGCTAGAGATCATTACAATTGGTATATCAAAAAGTTTGTAGATTACCCCAAAGATAGGTTTGTGTTATTTCCTTTCATTTGGTAG
- a CDS encoding RNA polymerase sigma-70 factor, producing the protein MVPEIKTKEQFETLFKVQYPKLCSYANSILNDIQASEDIIQDLLFKLWESRNSLEITTSIEAYLTRSVKNKALNVLRHTEVKDQYKNYNEELINEASSNELLLLEAKELDQKIRNSIDTMPTKRKEIFLLSRFDGLKYAEISKQLNISIKTVENQMSSALKYLRKELTGFLTLLIIFFIKNF; encoded by the coding sequence TTGGTACCTGAAATAAAAACAAAAGAGCAATTTGAGACGCTTTTTAAAGTTCAATATCCAAAACTCTGTTCATATGCCAATAGCATATTAAATGATATTCAAGCAAGTGAAGATATTATTCAAGATCTTTTATTTAAGCTTTGGGAATCACGTAATTCACTAGAAATTACAACTTCTATAGAAGCATATCTTACTAGATCTGTAAAAAATAAAGCGCTAAATGTATTAAGACATACTGAGGTTAAAGATCAGTACAAAAACTACAACGAAGAATTAATTAATGAGGCTTCTTCTAATGAACTCTTACTATTGGAAGCAAAGGAATTAGATCAAAAAATTCGTAATAGCATAGATACTATGCCTACTAAAAGAAAAGAAATATTTCTTTTAAGTAGGTTTGATGGTTTAAAATATGCTGAAATATCTAAACAATTAAATATCAGTATTAAAACTGTTGAAAATCAGATGTCAAGCGCTCTTAAATATTTAAGAAAAGAGCTGACAGGTTTTCTTACGTTACTGATTATTTTTTTTATTAAAAATTTTTAG